In one window of Massilibacterium senegalense DNA:
- the proB gene encoding glutamate 5-kinase, giving the protein MARLFLFYKKGMMMILKRRIVVKIGSSSLTTPQGELSKEKITEHVKAIAKLREYGHEVVLISSGAVAAGFGELGYLNRPVTISGRQSAAAVGQGLLIQAYAEKFRSFHIVVGQLLVTRDDFADKKRYSHIHQTLSELLSRGAIPIINENDCVSIDELTFGDNDMLSSLVAGLIHADFLVILTDINGIYDGDPRKNEQAKKYHFLPRITKQLEQQASGAGSKVGTGGMRSKIEAAKTALSLGVNLFIGRGEGENKLVDILLGKGDGTYIGYPNQTSITNKKQWISLHSVVSGQVVIDKGAEEAILGHGKSLLPAGIIQVDGDFLAGEVVEIINQKGEVIGKGEVHYSSTELNMIKGLKSEEAKSMTNRTETVAIHRDGLIILKGE; this is encoded by the coding sequence ATGGCAAGGCTTTTTTTATTTTATAAAAAGGGAATGATGATGATTTTAAAACGACGGATTGTAGTTAAAATAGGAAGTAGTTCATTGACAACGCCACAAGGTGAATTAAGTAAAGAAAAAATAACAGAGCATGTGAAAGCTATAGCGAAGTTAAGAGAATATGGGCATGAAGTAGTCCTTATTTCATCAGGGGCAGTTGCTGCTGGTTTTGGGGAACTTGGATATCTGAATAGACCTGTGACTATTTCAGGAAGACAATCTGCTGCTGCCGTTGGGCAAGGATTATTAATACAAGCATATGCGGAAAAGTTTCGCTCTTTCCATATTGTCGTAGGACAATTACTCGTAACGAGAGATGATTTTGCCGATAAAAAACGGTATTCTCATATTCATCAAACATTATCAGAGCTTCTTAGTCGCGGAGCTATTCCGATTATTAATGAAAATGATTGTGTTTCCATCGACGAATTAACGTTTGGAGATAATGATATGTTATCCAGTTTAGTTGCGGGATTAATTCATGCAGACTTTTTAGTCATTTTAACCGATATTAATGGCATTTATGACGGAGATCCACGTAAAAATGAACAAGCGAAAAAATATCACTTTTTACCTCGGATTACAAAACAATTAGAACAACAAGCTTCCGGTGCTGGAAGTAAAGTCGGTACTGGTGGAATGCGATCAAAAATTGAAGCCGCTAAAACGGCTCTTTCCCTTGGTGTGAATTTATTTATTGGACGCGGGGAAGGGGAAAATAAGCTAGTAGATATTTTACTCGGTAAAGGAGATGGCACATATATCGGGTATCCGAATCAAACATCAATTACGAATAAAAAGCAATGGATTTCGTTACATTCGGTCGTTTCTGGGCAAGTAGTGATTGACAAAGGTGCAGAAGAAGCGATTCTTGGACATGGGAAAAGTTTATTACCTGCAGGAATTATCCAAGTAGATGGTGATTTTCTTGCTGGTGAAGTTGTCGAAATTATCAATCAAAAAGGGGAAGTAATCGGAAAAGGAGAAGTTCATTATTCTTCCACCGAATTAAATATGATTAAAGGATTAAAAAGTGAAGAAGCGAAAAGTATGACAAATCGTACGGAAACAGTCGCAATCCACCGGGATGGATTAATTATTTTGAAAGGGGAATGA